The genomic interval GACCTGATTCACTGTTCACACACAATAGGCGACTGCTAGTGCGCTCTTTGGGGGGATACTGCGCAATTAGCTCTTGCGGCAGCTCAAAATGAAAATCACTGGTTTTCATGGGAACCTATATGGAGAAACCAACTACTAGTGGACATTGCGGCGCGTATTGTACAGCAAGCCTGAAAAAATTGCCTATTTTCAATCCAATCGAAGGCCTAATTTTTGTAATTTCCAGCGCTAAGCCATTGACTCACAAGAAGTTGCTGGTATTATCCACCACCACTTATTCATGGCTTGCGAGCTAACCTTCAGTGCAAGGGAATAAGCGATCGAAAGATCATGCCAGTGTGGTGAAATTGGTAGACACGTCGGATTCAAAATCCGATTCCTTCGGGAGTGGCGGTTCGAGTCCGCCCACTGGTACCATGAATTGTGAAAGCCAGCTGATCATATCAGCTGGCTTTTTTTATGCGCAGCACAAACCCAATAAACATCGGACCGTTTATGAAATTCTTTCCCTATGTAATTTTCTGCATTGCTTTTTGTGTATCCTCATTTTCCCATAGTGCCAGTCAAGACGTTATATATAAAAAAGACGGTAGCGTACTGAGAGGCGAACTCATTGAGCAAGATTTTAGTAATGGGGTTTACAAAATTGAATTGATAGGCGGCAGTGTATTCGTCGTAAACCAGGCCGACATTGAAAAAATAACCAAAGAGAAGGCAGTGGCTGATCAATCTGTATCTCAAGGTGAGACAGAAAAAGAACTCAATAGCTTGGCAGATGAAAGTCGCAGTAAGTTGCAAGGCAGAGCGACAACCGAAAAAGCCCTTTTAAACCATCCAGCAATGCCAAATGTCGATGCTCCATCGGACAAAAAGATTGCGAACGTATTTTATATTTCTACGTTAGCCCATACCGTATCCAGCGATATGGATATCTACAATGGTTTCTATTCAGAGACAATTACCTTCACAGAAACCTTCACTGGATTAAAGCTAGCGTTCCAAAACAATTTATCCAAGAACGTCGCTACACATTTTAGCATTAGAAAAGGGTCGCTCGACTCAATTGAATACACTGACGAAGACGATTATGTTATCCAAACAGTCTCTTCCAATAGCCTACCTGATGTAGATTACTTTGGTGCGTCCGTCGACATGATTGTCAGCACTAACCATTATCAAGGATTTCAGCTTTTCAGCGGACTTGGTATTAGCCATGATGAGTACTCATCTAGCTTTGGCGGTGAGCAGTATACAAGCTTGGTATTGGATCTTGGATTGGGATACGCGTGGAAACCCGCGCAATTAGCACTGCATTATCAAGGGTATATTGCTGGTGACTATCCGGACGAGCTTGACGTTGCCAACATACACTTGCAATTAGGCTTTCATTTTTAGCCTGTAAAGGAAACAAAATACAAATCCGCTCGCGGCTACTGAAAAGCTCTATTTTCTGTTTATAATGTGCCCTACTAATTCATAGGCGCCTTGATAAACATGACGCAGCATAGCGAAGAAAAAAACCTCATCCCTGCGAGCCCATTAGTTCGGCTTGCAGCCTTTCTCTACGATAGCCTGCTAATCGTTGCCGTTTGGTTTTTACTAGGTGGTATTGTCGTCGCGATCAATGGCGGTGAAGGCGTAGAAGCCAATAACCCTATTATGCCAGCGTTAATGTTCCTAAGCTGGGTTTGGTTTAATCTGCACTTTTGGCGCAGAGGAGGGCAAACCCTTGGTATGCGTGCATGGCGATTAACGCTTTATAGCACAACAGGTAAACCGCTGACTTTATTGCAAGGACTATTAAGACTGGTGATGGCCGTACCCGCTTTTGCATTGGCAGGATTAGGATATTTCTGGATCTGGTTTGATAAAGACAATCTTGCTTGGCAAGACCGTTATAGCGAAACCAAGGTCATGCGGGAACCTAAAAAATAAATCGTTAAAGGGTGTAAGTACGATCTTCTATAGTTTGGATCAAGCGCTCAACCTCTTGTCGTGCTTGTACATCATCACCAACAAACACCAATGCGCGGCGAGCCATTTGAATAGCCAGTTGTGCGTTGTTTTGTAGCCATGCCAACATGCTCAAACGAATATACACACTGGCATTTTGGCTGTTAATACGCTGAGCTCGCTCTAATAAGATTTGGCACTGATCATAGTCACCACGCATAAATGCCGCATCGGCTTCTTGCATTAGTCGAGCAAGTGCCGGAGGTTGCTGAGTATAATTATTTCCACCATAAACTTGGTAACCAAGCGATTGATGATACCAATCTGGTAACTGCGCGAGAACATTCGCTTGCTGCGCCTGTTCTGGTTGCATTGAAATGGGTGAACACGCCTGCAAAACCACTAGCAACCAGCTTAAACACACTACTTTAATAATTTGCATTTTTACTCCAAGCACCACCTATGCTTTGACGCTTATTCATTACCAAAAAAACGTGACCACCACCCCGTGCCTTGCTCTTTTTGGTTAGAGCAATCACTGATATTGGGTGGCATTTTATTGTGGATAAACGGAAATTGCACGACATCGTCACAGCCTTCTTCACTCACTGCGTTTTCTTCGATATTCACCCACTTCTCAACAATATTTTTAGTAGGAATTGGCATCAAGGGTTTTAACGGGATCTCTCTAAACGTATTCGCCCAAACCCGTAGCGCTGCCGATGACCCGGTAATAGGTAAAGCTCGGTTATCGTCACTGCCCACCCACACAATACCCAAGGTGTCGCCGCTGAATCCAGCAAACCAACTGTCCCTTTGACTATCACTGGTTCCGGTTTTACCCGCTAAACCCAGTTGCTCATCGTAAATCTGATTCAGATATCGAGCGGTACCCATTTTCACCACTTGCTGCATAGCACGCTGAATCAAATAAATAGAATCACTATCGATACTTTGCTTCACTTCATACCCGTAGCGTGACAGCAATTGTCCATCTGCTGTTGTCACGCCTCGAATAGCTTTAAGTGGCGTCTTAAAACCA from Bermanella marisrubri carries:
- a CDS encoding RDD family protein, with the translated sequence MTQHSEEKNLIPASPLVRLAAFLYDSLLIVAVWFLLGGIVVAINGGEGVEANNPIMPALMFLSWVWFNLHFWRRGGQTLGMRAWRLTLYSTTGKPLTLLQGLLRLVMAVPAFALAGLGYFWIWFDKDNLAWQDRYSETKVMREPKK